GGTACCTGCCCGCCAGTCCATCCCTTGGATTTGATGAGTGGCATGATGCTTCCAGGATCCTCGTGTTCGACAAAAATGGCTGACGTATCAGCGAGGTTTTTATCAATGCGGGGTAGTCTTGAGAGCCTCAGAGATGTCGGTAGAAGAGAGACAGAATGGCTACCTGGGGCTGGAAAAACACATTTCAAACTGATGTCGCCTCCGAGTGTCGCTTCAGGAATTCTTCGTATTGCCCGAATCCACAGCCTTGAGCTCCCGAGTCAAGGGGAAGAGGTTAAGAAACAGGGCGAGTCGGTCCAGAGGCTTGCGCAGAAATGATGGGCTAGTATCTGAAAGATCCTGGCATCGGCTTCTTGCGCTGCGCAGACAACCCATGTTCTCAATTGTAACCATTGGCTAGTTCGACACAGCCGCCTTTCGAGTGTAAAAAGGAATACACTGCTGCGTTGAGGCCGACCAATCGGAGGCATATTACATCGCGTTGCGCAAGCCGTTGAATAGAATTTGTAGTCAAGTTGGGCATTCTCTGCGATTCACGCTCAACCATTCCAGGGCCATGGCGCATACTCCCTGCGGGCCAGATCGACAGGTTTGAAAGGAACTTTCGTAGTGGCCACAGGCGTGTAGATGTGCAGGCGAAATTCGCCCCCTTCATCTTCTACTCTTCCAAAGTCGCCTTTTGGAGGAAGAGCTGAGCCTCCGGAAGGCACTTACACGACTCACTCACACCGATTTCACATTTACACAATTCTCAAATAACAATCCCAAGGAACTTGTCACTTGTAATTTCTGTTCCAATCTGGGCATATAGTACTAAATACTCCTGCACCAGTTGACACGCCCCTATGCTACACATGAATATATATAATCATCTCCTCCGTCTGTCTCGTAGAGCCACAGCAGCCGCACTACTCCATCACTCTCAAACACGCATAAATTAGCACTCTCATCCCGCCAGGACAGAAGCTTCAAAGCCACCAGTCAATACATCCGAAGATAATCGCAGTTGTAGAAACAGCACATCTCTACCACCTGTGAAAACAGGTTTTTCAACTAGGAAATCAACGCCTGTCTCCTGTCATCGCCCGAGAGGATCTTTGTGCAGAGTAAGCAGCGCACAAGACTCTAGAATTCGGAAACCATGTGTACTATATATACCTATATATATGCCTACCATGAAGGGTGTAGCGAGCAGGTGTTCTCGGCGTATTTTTCTGCGCAGACTCTAACCATGGCGAAGCCTGCGCCAAGGCCCGGTCTACATCGCCAAATATGTTCCCGCTCCCTATGACGCTTTCTTCTTACCCTACGTCNNNNNNNNNNNNNNNNNNNNNNNNNNNNNNNNNNNNNNNNNNNNNNNNNNNNNNNNNNNNNNNNNNNNNNNNNNNNNNNNNNNNNNNNNNNNNNNNNNNNNNNNNNNNNNNNNNNNNNNNNNNNNNNNNNNNNNNNNNNNNNNNNNNNNNNNNNNNNNNNNNNNNNNNNNNNNNNNNNNNNNNNNNNNNNNNNNNNNNNNNNNNNNNNNNNNNNNNNNNNNNNNNNNNNNNNNNNNNNNNNNNNNNNNNNNNNNNNNNNNNNNNNNNNNNNNNNNNNNNNNNNNNNNNNNNNNNNNNNNNNNNNNNNNNNNNNNNNNNNNNNNNNNNNNNNNNNNNNNNNNNNNNNNNNNNNNNNNNNNNNNNNNNNNNNNNNNNNNNNNNNNNNNNNNNNNNNNNNNNNNNNNNNNNNNNNNNNNNNNNNNNNNNNNNNNNNNNNNNNNNNNNNNNNNNNNNNNNNNNNNNNNNNNNNNNNNNNNNNNNNNNNNNNNNNNNNNNNNNNNNNNNNNNNNNNNNNNNNNNNNNNNNNNNNNNNNNNNNNNNNNNNNNNNNNNNNNNNNNNNNNNNNNNNNNNNNNNNNNNNNNNNNNNNNNNNNNNNNNNNNNNNNNNNNNNNNNNNNNNNNNNNNNNNNNNNNNNNNNNNNNNNNNNNNNNNNNNNNNNNNNNNNNNNNNNNNNNNNNNNNNNNNNNNNNNNNNNNNNNNNNNNNNNNNNNNNNNNNNNNNNNNNNNNNNNNNNNNNNNNNNNNNNNNNNNNNNNNNNNNNNNNNNNNNNNNNNNNNNNNNNNNNNNNNNNNNNNNNNNNNNNNNNNNNNNNNNNNNNNNNNNNNNNNNNNNNNNNNNNNNNNNNNNNNNNNNNNNNNNNNNNNNNNNNNNNNNNNNNNNNNNNNNNNNNNNNNNNNNNNNNNNNNNNNNNNNNNNNNNNNNNNNNNNNNNNNNNNNNNNNNNNNNNNNNNNNNNNNNNNNNNNNNNNNNNNNNNNNNNNNNNNNNNNNNNNNNNNNNNNNNNNNNNNNNNNNNNNNNNNNNNNNNNNNNNNNNNNNNNNNNNNNNNNNNNNNNNNNNNNNNNNNNNNNNNNNNNNNNNNNNNNNNNNNNNNNNNNNNNNNNNNNNNNNNNNNNNNNNNNNNNNNNNNNNNNNNNNNNNNNNNNNNNNNNNNNNNNNNNNNNNNNNNNNNNNNNNNNNNNNNNNNNNNNNNNNNNNNNNNNNNNNNNNNNNNNNNNNNNNNNNNNNNNNNNNNNNNNNNNNNNNNNNNNNNNNNNNNNNNNNNNNNNNNNNNNNNNNNNNNNNNNNNNNNNNNNNNNNNNNNNNNNNNNNNNNNNNNNNNNNNNNNNNNNNNNNNNNNNNNNNNNNNNNNNNNNNNNNNNNNNNNNNNNNNNNNNNNNNNNNNNNNNNNNNNNNNNNNNNNNNNNNNNNNNNNNNNNNNNNNNNNNNNNNNNNNNNNNNNNNNNNNNNNNNNNNNNNNNNNNNNNNNNNNNNNNNNNNNNNNNNNNNNNNNNNNNNNNNNNNNNNNNNNNNNNNNNNNNNNNNNNNNNNNNNNNNNNNNNNNNNNNNNNNNNNNNNNNNNNNNNNNNNNNNNNNNNNNNNNNNNNNNNNNNNNNNNNNNNNNNNNNNNNNNNNNNNNNNNNNNNNNNNNNNNNNNNNNNNNNNNNNNNNNNNNNNNNNNNNNNNNNNNNNNNNNNNNNNNNNNNNNNNNNNNNNNNNNNNNNNNNNNNNNNNNNNNNNNNNNNNNNNNNNNNNNNNNNNNNNNNNNNNNNNNNNNNNNNNNNNNNNNNNNNNNNNNNNNNNNNNNNNNNNNNNNNNNNNNNNNNNNNNNNNNNNNNNNNNNNNNNNNNNNNNNNNNNNNNNNNNNNNNNNNNNNNNNNNNNNNNNNNNNNNNNNNNNNNNNNNNNNNNNNNNNNNNNNNNNNNNNNNNNNNNNNNNNNNNNNNNNNNNNNNNNNNNNNNNNNNNNNNNNNNNNNNNNNNNNNNNNNNNNNNNNNNNNNNNNNNNNNNNNNNNNNNNNNNNNNNNNNNNNNNNNNNNNNNNNNNNNNNNNNNNNNNNNNNNNNNNNNNNNNNNNNNNNNNNNNNNNNNNNNNNNNNNNNNNNNNNNNNNNNNNNNNNNNNNNNNNNNNNNNNNNNNNNNNNNNNNNNNNNNNNNNNNNNNNNNNNNNNNNNNNNNNNNNNNNNNNNNNNNNNNNNNNNNNNNNNNNNNNNNNNNNNNNNNNNNNNNNNNNNNNNNNNNNNNNNNNNNNNNNNNNNNNNNNNNNNNNNNNNNNNNNNNNNNNNNNNNNNNNNNNNNNNNNNNNNNNNNNNNNNNNNNNNNNNNNNNNNNNNNNNNNNNNNNNNNNNNNNNNNNNNNNNNNNNNNNNNNNNNNACTGGGAACTCAATAGCGGAGGAGCTTGTGAATTCTACCAGTAACGTGACTATCGGTTTGGATGCGAGGTATACTTAAACGCATCAGCTAACACGAGGGGCGACTTTCTCGTAAGGGCTACCAGAGTTGAAGTCCGTGGGAGGCATGTAACCGTAGGGCATGTAAGGAGTGGATCCTTCGTCTCCCACTTCAATGGCATCTCCAAAGTGTGTCATGGAAGGGAGTGTCGCTGCAGACATTGTCATGTAGTTGGGGTGGCTATGAGCGGCTGTGATGGCTAGGTATGGCTGAGCGAAACCGTAGGGTGCGAGGAGGATCTCATCGGGAACAGAGTATGTTGAGTATGTGAACTGAGAAGGGCTATCTGAGCGAGCTCGATCATCGTAGGTGCCGGAGAAGAAAGGCTCGTCAGTAGGCTCCATGGGAGGAGTGAACTGACCCTTGGAGACAATAGGCCTTCTGGGAGTTGCGGGTTGCGGTTTTTGAGATCTGGGTGCGGCGAGGGATTGCTTCGACTTTGCAGATTTCTGTGGCTGCTTGTCGGACTCGGCATCGTCAGAGGAACTAGCACGGCGCTCAAGGTCTTCAAGACGGcgcttgagcttcttgcctGAAAGAAACTGTTAATTCTGCGAAAACTGTTTGCATGACCCTATAATGAGTCTCAAGTCACCATACGATAGTTACGCTGAGCAATGCGGTTCTGTATCCTCCGGCGCTCAGCGGGGTCTGGGATCTTGGTCCAGTCCTCGTCGGGTTTGGCAGAAGCACTGAAAGCACTACTCGTACTCGAGTATTGTCTGTGACGTGAAGGGGCTGCCGAATAGGCGTAGGCAGGTTGCATAGCCATTGCCATGGTGTTTGAATGGTGAGTCAGCAGTTGGCGCAATTGTATTCCAAGTCAAGAGATACTGTTGTGATGAAAATTGGTGATCAATATCGGAAATATTTGGGAGTATTGTCACTTCACTGGACCTGTTGCAAGCCAGAGCCGGTGATCGATTGAGAAATAGACGGAAAGTAAGATGGAAATATGAAGGGAAGAGATTGTATATTAATACTCTCGTACCGTAACATGGACATGAGGCACTGCACTCGATGTTGGAAAGCCAGAACACAACCAGTATGGTTGCCTTGTCGCCTTTCTGA
This genomic interval from Fusarium oxysporum f. sp. lycopersici 4287 chromosome 3, whole genome shotgun sequence contains the following:
- a CDS encoding hypothetical protein (At least one base has a quality score < 10); amino-acid sequence: MAMAMQPAYAYSAAPSRHRQYSSTSSAFSASAKPDEDWTKIPDPAERRRIQNRIAQRNYRKKLKRRLEDLERRASSSDDAESDKQPQKSAKSKQSLAAPRSQKPQPATPRRPIVSKGQFTPPMEPTDEPFFSGTYDDRARSDSPSQFTYSTYSVPDEILLAPYGFAQPYLAITAAHSHPNYMTMSAATLPSMTHFGDAIEVGDEGSTPYMPYGYMPPTDFNSGSPYEKVAPRVS